The window taaattaaccaCTTATTGAACGAATTTCGATGAGATTGCTGTCAGAAATTCCATCGAATTTCCATTTTTCCTCGATAAAATGTTCACGAGAAAATCTACCAGAAATTGTTTTTCAAGAAGTTTTTGTAATGTTTTCGACAAAAATTTTCCAATCTATTTCCAATAGAATTTCTATTGATAAATTGTCCAAATattatcttatttttaaaattgtcgtAACTGTTTTGTCCAAATTCCACCAAGAACTGGAAAATCTGTTTGGAAAGGAATTTccgttgatgatgatgatgataacaATAATCCgtcaaaaattatttcaaaattgctTCAATTTGTTACAAATATTTCTTagtttttaatttcatatgGTGACTCCTCATTTATATTACCTTTCCATCCTAATTATCGGATATACATAAACAAAAATAGTTAAGCATGTCTCCCCATTTTTACGCTTTGCAATGCTACACCCATTTGTTACCATGAACAggatttatataatataagcaTATCCATGCATACATCTAAAGTATTTAAAGGTAACTAACGTCGGTTAGTTCAAGCGGTTTGACGCTTATTCTGCTTAAGTAAGATCTCGAGTTCGAATTCTTATGAATACAAAAAATTCACGCTATGAGAtatttaccccttagtgggccgaccgAGCTCGATTGAATTAGTTGGGGTCCAATTGGGCTTTCAGATTCCATGGTTGATcccgaaaaaaattatttaaaggTTGCcacaaaaatttcatcaacAACTTTTACAAGGAATGAAACTTGCATGAACAAAATCGATACCCTTTGAAAAGCATGCTAGGTTTAACAATAAATTCAAGTCAATGCCCATATCATTGCCATGTCCGATACAAAATTTCACGAGCTGGAAAAATATTGTTTTACTATGCATGTCAAACCAAAAGAGTGGGCAGTAAAGTTACCATCTATATAAGATAATTTAAATGTTCTCAAATGTTCCTTCCTAATAGTAATGTGGTGAAGAAGATTTATTGAAATTATCTCGTTATACAATATAAATTAGTTTACTGCCCTGTTCATTGCACCGTTTGAATTTTCAGTGCTACCCGCTATATTTTCAACAATATCttgatttcataattttgatttatatgattgtcttttttttattatattaacttttataatattagtGTGGTGTGTGAATTGTATATATCCGTAAAGCTAATAAATAACGAtatgtaattttatataaagatACTAGTCATTTCGTGCAATTTCCACTTCAATGGATTAATGGAGAACTTCAAAAGATATAAGGGGcagtttggattcagagttaaagttattttgattttaattttgattttgattgtagaaaaggacaaatgagatgtgattataaatttaacttgggaaacttgtgtttttgttgtgtagtgtgttgagttaaagttaaagttaaaatttttgaattgaaaaatgtgtatttttgttgtgtagtgtgttgagttaaagttaaagttaaagttaaaatcagaTAACTTTCAATGCATATCCTCACTTTTGATCATTCCATCTGATGATCCTCGTTTTATAGAGAACTTTTATCATTCCAAAGGAGGTTGCTCTCTCACGTTGTTGTAATTCATTGTTGTTTTGGGTAGGAGAGAGATGCGGCCTTGAAGAGTATAATTCACCaccaaatatataagaaagcAAAAGTATTGTCTTTTCGAGAAGAAAATATTGTAATACTAaatttaaataagaaaaataaaagttttacAAGAAGGAAGCAGAAGCAAACGCATATCAATGGCAAAATTAGTCTGAGTATGTTGTTGGATTTCGTTGCCGAGTtctgatttttatttattttttaaagacaAAATCCTTTATTACAATATTTTAGAGAAATTGATAGGAATTCGGTTGATCTTCATGttgcttaatttaatgaagaATGCTATAAAGAAATGTTGTCCCAGAAAATCAACAAGGAAAAAATACCAATGGACCCCTAAACCCATGAGCCAGAGAACTTTAATTTGCCCcctatatgatttttttgtgAACATTTTGTTTTCCGTGAATTTTGTGAACTACTTTCTCAATCTTCATCGAAGGAAAATCCCCCTACAGTTACAGATTCTATCCAAAATAGCTgcttcaaccaaaaaaaaaatccaaaataactgccatataagaaaataaataaataattaaaagaaaagtcacaaaacaaatataaaattggGAAGAAAACTACCGATCGATGGAAAAGCACAACTACGCCCGCACCCCCACTCCCAAAGCCAGTATACCGGCCAGCCACTGCCTCGTCAATGTTGCCAGTGGCCTAAAAAGGCATCGGTGACCTACCCGGCCACCACAGCCCGAGAAAGTGAGaatcaagagagagagagagagagagagagagagagagatagagggAGAGAGCCCAGTGAGAGATATATCCAAATGGCGGTGGCTCGATTCCTGCCACTAGTACCACAGGATTGATAGGAAAAACAGTCAAGTTCAATTACAATGGCAAAAGAATTGGCCAGATCTCTAAATGCTCATAGTAGATTCACGATAGGGAAATAAAGTCTAAATGGCTAAATGAAAGAGTCGACTTTATAGGCATTCCTTTTGAGATCACACTAAATGATTGAAGACAAACAAATGCAGGAGCGCAAAAGAAGAGAATTTAGAattacgtacatatatattgaaggAGAGAATGACGTCCGCGATTTGCAACAGTCTGCCCAAGCACAAAATTTGGCCCCCTTTGAAATTtgggtttgattttagaatcgtgattttgattttaactctacccataacaaaacaaattacACTCATCAAAGTCAAAATAATGGGCCCCACCCATAAATATTTACACCACTCCATTTTAATACAACTCtataattacaatattctCTGGCCCCGCAAATTTGACCAAATACTCCGTAAAATCACAATCAAAGTcaagttaaaatcaaacctAAATTTCAAACGCTACCTAAGCAACGACAAGGAACTGCAGGAGAGTCGAATAGGGCTGGTGGAAGAAAATGGAAGTAGGAATTACCAAGTGACCGAAGATCTTTTTTAGTGGGAGAGAGAACACAAATGGGAAACAATTTGATTAtgattatttaagaaaatgaagagtCAGCTTCAAGAGACACAATTGAGGTCTCTTAATTATGTACCGACACATGAAAGGGGTAGGGATATTgtggaaaaataaaagcatTGGAAATAAGTCATATTTTTTTCCGAGGAGAGATATATTTGGACTTTTTGTTATTGGTTGcttttagaaaatttcatttttacgAGCATTGACTTAAAATGtacttttagaaaaatattagtAATTGTTTGCCTTGTCAAAAGCAAGCAAGGGCAATTGGTTATGGGTGTTGCATTCTCactcctcttttctttttctttctaattgtttttttcttgctaAACGCTGCAATCAAAGGCCAAAAGTAAGAGGAAGGAAGAGGCGAATCGTAATCAACACATAATCTGAGACACTTAATGGGTTGAGGGCATTTaaggaattttaaaataaatataagggTATTTTTGGAAATGACATGTGGAGAAGCAAAATTGAAACTTCACACTTTTATATTTAGTAAATATTacatatcttttaaaaattttaaaaaaaagaataattcaTAGACAATAGCTAATACTTTTATGATATCTTAAACtgctttttaaatttcttaatCTCAAGAGAAGCCCATAAACGTGCaatatttttgtaaaataaaaaagctttTGTGATAGACAAACATACAATAAATGTAAAGAGTTTGTTAAAGACGACAAAACAACTATCTCTAAGGCCATTGGTGATCTAGATAAGAATACCCCTTCATGGTCCTGTTCCAATTGATCATTGCCAACTAATGTTTTCCTACTACTTTGCTGGGGTGGTGGTCTACCATCCCCTTTTCTACTCTCAATTATCattctcttttttaatttatttattaactttttaaatattattttaaaaaaaagtccaTATTAGCAAATTATATAGGATACTGTTGGTTCTAACTGGTTGCCATCACCTTGCAAAGTTGCATGCAGTACTTTGGCAAATAATAACCTTGGTGGTGATGTAGCTGCAACCAAGACCCCTATCCTCAAGAAATATTTTAGAGATTCTACTTTTGGATATTGATGTTAAAGGAGACGCCTCCCAAAGCTATACCTACCTTAATTAGCTAAAAAGGACTTAATAGTCATCAATGACCTCGGTCGGAGTACCTCAAattgttcttttatttttagtattcttaacctttaaaaattataattttcgcATTTTTAGATTTAATAAAAACTCAAATAGGATGACCAAAGTTGACTAATCATGATACAGTGAGGACAATACTAAACAAAAGAATGAAataggataaaattgagaaaaagacTAAAGATTGAGGAGTGAAAAAACCTTTTCTCTATTAAATCAACATGGTCCATGGGGTGGAGTGTCAATTTCTTGCTAAAAATGGGGTGAATTATCATTTTATGTTAAAATTAGGGTGAAGTGTCATTTAACGATAGCTCAAGGGAGGGGAGCGTAATTTACCCAAATATctttattgaatattttcggatcatatcatatttataattttaaataatatttatctttttatacATTTCAAATGCATTAGTTGAAGGGCATTTATTTTcacttcaaattaattttatcaatatataaattttgggAGATTGAATATTAATGAATACTTCTCTTCTTAGTAAGTGCAACCTCATATGGATTGATGTTGCTTATTGATGTTGCTTACTGACAtgaattgaatttaaaatGTCTTAATTCCTGGGAAAGAAAGCAATTTCGCTACTGCTTTTGCGTAATGCTGATTAATTGTATGCggtttttataattatactaGTGGTTGTGGTCCCAGGCATAAATTCTCTCTTTCTAGGCCCTTTATATTTGTGGAATATGTTTCCCAAGAAGTCCACCCCAATTTGTAAACCTATGTTGAGCATACCAACAAGAATAGCTTTACCTTTTCGGTAATTAAGAATGGTTTTGGTCTGCCCTTCCGGCCAGCAGCTTGTCccatgttttatttttctacgTTTTCTTGAGCTAAACCTCATGATATATCATGAAATAAATCAAGGAGTTTGAATTAGTTGACTCTCAATAATACTATCATTTTGTAATCTACATTCAACATCTTTCTGAGATCATCCAATAATTCTACTAACGTTATTATTTTCTGAACATCTCTATCAACTCTAACCCTTTTGATTGGATCTACATTATCAAAAGGTCATAGAaggaataaaaaaatgttgattgagtaataaatagttttaaTCCCGTAAAGAGAAGGATATAAGTTTGAAACTTAGAAAGAGTGTTTGCTGGAGATGAAAGTAATTTTAGATGCTCTAACATTGCAATTGTGAGAGAGCGATATTTCTCACAGGTTTTTATTATCCAAGAAAAAGGAGATAATGTGAAGGGAAGAGGTAATTTACATgagattttcaaaattttcataaaaaaattttccaTTACAAAGGAGGTCTATGGATTTAgaacaataaaatttttttacaaaaactTTCAGTCACTCTCTTCCTTTTCTCTCCATTTCCTTATTTAAAAGAACGATTAAGTAAGACCAAACATAATTCGATATACCTATGGCGATTCAGATTCTTTATTCAATTAGTCTCACGTAAGtgctttttcacttttttacCAGAGTAGTCCATAAATTTACTGCTGGTTAATAATATTCTGAATTTAGAATATCACGATTTCACCTTTTAAATGCGAGTCTCGTACCATGATAGATCGCGGTCCAATTTCAAACTACAAATAATAACAAACTTGAACTCACCATCATTCACACctctcttttgtttttatccCAACAATCACTCCCTCATAATCAACCAAATTAATGCTCAATGAGACGACAAGGTCTTGCGCACTCcaagaataatatatatctaatcTAGGAAAATTCTAATTTAGTACGTTTAACTCTATAGCTACTCCCTTTCCTTGTAAGTATCCGCAAAAAGATTCTAGTAATTGTTGCAAAAGCTTCCAAAAGGGGACAACAGACGGCTCCAACTACAAGAAACCCAATTATATCCTCACTTGCGGGAAGAAGAGAGATGTATATATCATccataattattttgtatgtGAAAGCGTCAGCACAACCGAGACCTGATGGAGTTTTTCAGGGCAGACCGTCTACTGTTGAACCGTTGAATACTTGAGAATCCATTGGTGGTGGTCCCCTCTCTCACTAGCTAGGGTTTCCTATTTATTAAAAACCCCAAATCTGAACAAACAAAATGAGAGAAACGTCTTGTCATGTGATTGCTCATCAAgccaaaagattttttttttttttgaaaactaAGATCGATATGGAGTTTTATTTTGATGCGCCTAATTTCGGGGTGATCATGCGAGGTAGGATCGGTTGCTAAAATTTTGGGGCAAGATCCGTCCCCTGAGAATCGAAACTGAACTTGGTGTGAAAACCGACCCTTAGTGAATATGATTTTCTTGGGTCTGTTCACCGTTTAGCTGAATCAATAAGAAAATATGCTAATCTATTGGAATTCTTCTCATTTTTATGATATAAATCCATCCTGCAATTTATGGGGTGATCATGCCCCTAAactatcaaaaaaatttagggGTGATGACGCGGGGTACGATCGGTTGCTAAAATTTTGGGGCAAGACCTGTCCTCAAGAATCGAAACTGAACTTGATGAGAAAACCGACCCCTAGTGAATACGATTTTCTCGGCACCGTTCACCGTTTACCTGATTCAATAAGAAAATCTGCTAATCTATTGAAATGCTTCTTTATTTTTGTGATATTAATCCATTCTGCAATTTATTATCTTACATTAACAATATTCACTTCACAAATTAAAAGTATCATAATCTTTCATAATTTAAGTACCACTAACATAACCCAACAAAGTCACCTCAATATAAATAGATTATACAGACTCGGAATGCTCGAGTTACTTGATTTTTACATTTTGAAAGCTGAACCCATATCCGAAACTGAAAAATGAACCTACAACAGAACCGAATTCTAGCAAAACCCAAATTTTCTGAGTGCATCGGCTCGGGTTTTCAGGTCCGACGGTTTCTTTGCTAGCTTATACAAGGCACCAGCACTGTTGGGCAATAAATAATTGAGTACCCCTCAATGATACCGGGCAAAAAGGTCCTTTCTACTTGTAGCTCTCTATTTCGGCCAGGCAAATATAATCGATTACCTTCGTGTGTAGTCACAGTTCTGTAACCGATAAGGAGATGATTTCCCTGTGCATATGATGGACCGATAAATTGACCACACAAAACAGTAGAAATGGAATTCGGGCATGGTGTTTAGCCACATTGATCAATGATCGACAGACCACTCACAAACAACCAGAAGCATGTATATCACGGGATTCGCCCGTAATGGATCATCAAGTATACAGAAGCATGGCCCATCGCTTAAACAACATTCACACattcacacatatatacatatatatcaactAATGTCTCTAGCTAGTCTCTAAATAGAACTCAGCAGAAGTTCCTGACAAGTTAAAACTACTACTGTATGTGTCGGGGGACCTTGACTAATATTTACGAGAGTTTATCATATTATGTACGTCGTCCACTTACTTTCTTGCCATTGACTGTCATCACTTTACATTCATGACGGAACACAACGAAGTTTTCCATAGGAATGGCAAgaagaatttaaaaattatttcatctTGGCCATTGACTTAATTCCTATTCAGTCCCACGTCAATGTCTCCTCCCTCGTTTTGAATGAGACAGCATGAAACGACATACTCTCGCTACAAAGGTATATGATTAAGGTATTCCTGGACAGCCCattgtcattttcttttccatggCATATATAAAACTCCAAATTGCGAGTTTTATGGATAGCCTAACTTTGGTATGGAAAACGAGCTTAAATGTTAAATTTATCACAGGAAACATCTCCGGTTAGCTTCACGTTAATCACAAAAACCTGACTTGCCCTATCATCCCTGACCAAAATCTAACTTTGATAGGAAGGAATTATCTTCGGTTAGCTTAAATTTAATCACAAGAACATGACTTGCGCTGTCATCCCTGATCAAAATAATGCATGAGTATATAGGATCAAAGCTCTAGCGATTATGTGCAAGCAGTCTTCGTTTCTATAAAGCATAACGTGATCTATTTCTTCGCTTGTACATAGCTTCTATAGTTTAAACTGCCTGGAAAGTTTCGAATCAACGaatcctcatcttcattaagATAATCATCGAGGATCACTAATGCAACATGTTTGTGCTCTAGAGCATGAAAAGATAATGATCAGTTCAAACAAACTgagtaaaaaaatatatagttcggttatacaaattaattttgatgaaTCTAATTAGAAAAAAGGCCGAGAAATAGGCCAATCATAAGAAAGGCTGGAAAACCGCTTCACGGATGTTTCTAGAACACCCGAAATTTAAGAGCTAGCAAGCTCTCAAGAAAATTAAACAATGAACTGCGAAAACATATTTCTAAATCCACACATCAATAGATCCTGTTTACAAAAGTAAGCCTCATTGGGGAGTATATGGTTAATTAATAGTAAAGCACCAAATCAAGACTAATTAAATGAACTAACAAGCTAAGAGAAAAGGGTTGCCaattagatatttattttgattccCCGGTACCTTCTCTCCAAGGGACGCGAATTATCCGGTATAGTTGCCCGAGGTCCATCTTGATCTTTGATTCTTCACGGTAGCTTTCCATTTGCAGTTCCTTAATTTCACCAAATCATCTTTAGCAGCATCTAGgcaataagaaaaattaaccCCTTCAACACCTCCGGGAGAGAGATCCACTGTTGCTCCTCTCGCCGACATTGAACTTCAAGAACATGGGGGCCTGATCTTCATTCTCACAAACACGGCCACTGCTGCCACCACTGTAGTTTATCCCATCGTTGCTATCAATGTTATTAGTTGAAGAAGAACCGCCCTTATTGTGGCTATTACTCGCTGCCTTCTCACCTTCGAACTCCCTATACCGATTCAAGTACCTCTTGAGGGGCTCAACATAGTCGTCAAACCCTAGAGCCCTGAGGGCCCAACAAATATCATCACCGTTCACcgtcttcctcttctctttcTGGCACCGGTCGGAGGCCTCCCCGGTGACAAAGCTAATGAACTCGGAGACGCACTCTTGCATCGTCTCCTTGGCCTCTTTCGAGATCTTCGCATTTGGGGG of the Punica granatum isolate Tunisia-2019 chromosome 6, ASM765513v2, whole genome shotgun sequence genome contains:
- the LOC116210476 gene encoding nuclear transcription factor Y subunit B-1-like, translating into MVDNNFSSNIISPSDTKCSSFTETADSSGIIREQDRLLPIANVGRIMKQILPPNAKISKEAKETMQECVSEFISFVTGEASDRCQKEKRKTVNGDDICWALRALGFDDYVEPLKRYLNRYREFEGEKAASNSHNKGGSSSTNNIDSNDGINYSGGSSGRVCENEDQAPMFLKFNVGERSNSGSLSRRC